The following are encoded together in the Rana temporaria chromosome 12, aRanTem1.1, whole genome shotgun sequence genome:
- the LOC120918313 gene encoding uncharacterized protein LOC120918313 codes for MVNGKTARGLRDSGATITLVQRHLITASEKPGKSIAVKVAGGAVYRIPTAQVHLDWGAGAGDVHVGVMKDLPSEVILGNDIGPLTSAFASTTAQEAHAVTTRAQSRAAESHPLPTETQVSQPNLPLTVEPLPWDTPEDFGREVTGDPSLRNYREKARRGQGGLEKEQFIWEEGRLYRLTETRGNAPGPKQKRQLVVPRKYRQELLRIGHDVPLAGHLGIRKTGYRITQNFFWPGVSDDVRAYCQTCEVCQRIGKKGDHPKAKLVSMPIIEEPFTRVAVDIIGPLAQPSRSGKRYILTVVDYATRYPEVVALSNIQAETVAEALVKVFSRVGFPKEVLSDQGTQFTAEVTQQIWKTCGVKSLTSSPYHPQTNGLCERFNGTLKQMLKSFTGAYKDWERFLPHLLFAYREVPQESTGFSPFELLYGRRVRGPLDLIKDHWEGQTEIEGTPVVPYVLELRDRMEELAQTVRENLQAAQQRQKVWYDRRARHRSFQIGQKVMVLRPVRTDKLQAAWQGPYKVIGQICNTTYTIASCEDEDVKRTFHINMLKAYQERAEEVAAICAPAGEDTETLPLPDLLGSSKGMTQIEKVQLGEQLEPQERAQAGRLLEIKQATFSQEPGYTRLAVHKVETPGQTPLRQPPYRIPEAVREGMRKEIDEMLRLGVIEPSESPWASPVVLVPKKDGTTRFCVDYRRLNDKTVTDAYPMPRMDELLDRISAGKYLTTIDLCKGYWQIPLAEDARLKSAFITPFGLYQFRVMPFGMKNAPATFQRMVDQLLGGLQSFACAYLDDIAIYSDTWEAHLEHVGVVLDRIKGAGLTLKPDKCHLGMAEVQYLGHRVGCGKQRPEPAKIEAVANWPTPHTKTQVMAFLGTAGYYRRFVPDYSALAKPLTDLTKKKLPRQVLWSPECEVAFQTLKTALVNAPVLVTPDPNKRFIVHTDASMFGLGAVLSQIGEDGGEHPVAYLSRKLLPREVSYATIEKECLALVWALKKLTPYLYGRAFTLITDHNPLVWLNRVSGDNARLLRWSLALQP; via the coding sequence atggttaACGGAAAAACCGCCCGAGGATTAAGAGACAGTGGGGCGACCATCACGTTGGTACAAAGACACCTTATTACTGCATCAGAGAAACCGGGGAAATCAATTGCTGTGAAagtggcagggggggcagtataCCGTATTCCTACTGCACAGGTACACCTGGACTGGGGTGCGGGAGCTGGCGATGTTCATGTGGGCgtcatgaaagacttaccttctgaagtcatcttgggcaacgacattgggccCCTGACTTCGGCGTTCGCCTCTACCACCGCTCAGGAGGCCCACGCAGTAACCACCAGAGCACAAAGTCGCGCTGCCGAGAGCCATCCGCTTCCTActgagacccaggtaagccaacCCAACCTACCCTTGACTGTGGAACCCCTACCCTGGGACACCCCAGAGGACTTTGGGCGGGAGGTGACCGGAGACCCTTCCCTCAGAAATTATCGAGAGAAAGCCAGGAGGGGCCAAGGGGGGTTAGAGAAGGAGCAATTTATCTGGGAGGAAGGCCGCTTGTACAGGCTCACCGAGACCCGGGGTAATGCCCCAGGGCCTAAGCAAAAACGCCAGCTGGTAGTTCCCCGGAAGTACCGGCAGGAGTTATTGAGGATTGGGCACGACGTACCCTTGGCAGGCCATTTGGGAATACGCAAGACAGGGTATCGGATAACCCAGAACTTTTTCTGGCCTGGGGTATCCGACGACGTCAGGGCGTATTGTCAAACGTGCGAGGTATGCCAACGGATAGGTAAAAAGGGAGACCACCCAAAGGCTAAACTAGTTTCCATGCCCATTATTGAAGAACCGTTCACAAGGGTAGCCGTGGACATTATAGGGCCCCTGGCCCAACCTAGCCGTTCCGGCAAGCGGTATATACTCACCGTAGTAGACTACGCCACCCGTTACCCCGAAGTGGTAGCTCTCTCTAACATACAGGCTGAGACTGTAGCAGAGGCCCTAGTTAAAGTATTTTCCCGAGTAGGCTTTCCCAAGGAGGTTCTGTCCGACCAAGGTACCCAATTCACGGCCGAGGTAACCCAGCAGATATGGAAAACCTGTGGAGTTAAATCCCTGACTAGCTCCCCATACCACCCCCAGACTAACGGCCTGTGCGAGCGCTTCAATGGAACGCTAAAGCAAATGTTGAAATCGTTCACAGGGGCGTACAAGGATTGGGAGCGATTCCTGCCGCACCTTCTCTTTGCCTACCGAGAGGTACCGCAGGAATCGACCGGATTCTCACCCTTCGAACTTCTCTATGGGAGGCGGGTGAGGGGGCCCTTAGATCTCATCAAGGATCACTGGGAGGGGCAAACAGAAATTGAGGGGACCCCGGTTGTACCTTATGTCCTGGAGCTGAGGGATCGCATGGAGGAATTAGCCCAGACAGTGCGAGAAAACCTCCAGGCGGCCCAACAGCGCCAGAAGGTATGGTATGACCGACGGGCTAGGCACCGGAGCTTTCAGATAGGCCAAAAGGTCATGGTATTAAGGCCGGTCCGAACTGACAAGCTCCAGGCTGCCTGGCAGGGCCCCTATAAAGTTATAGGACAGATATGCAACACTACCTACACGATAGCCAGTTGCGAGGATGAAGATGTGAAACGAACCTTTCACATCAACATGCTCAAGGCCTATCAGGAACGGGCAGAGGAGGTAGCCGCTATCTGTGCACCAGCAGGAGAAGACACAGAGACCCTACCCCTTCCCGACCTATTGGGCAGTAGCAAAGGGATGACCCAGATAGAGAAAGTCCAGCTAGGTGAACAGCTGGAGCCGCAAGAGCGGGCTCAAGCTGGCCGCTTACTAGAAATAAAACAGGCCACATTCTCTCAGGAGCCTGGATACACACGCCTAGCCGTACACAAGGTGGAGACTCCAGGACAGACACCCCTGAGACAGCCTCCTTACCGTATCCCCGAAGCAGTCCGGGAAGGAATGCGGAAGGAGATAGATGAGATGCTTCGGCTAGGCGTAATCGAACCCTCAGAAAGTCCTTGGGCCTCGCCGGTAGTCTTAGTGCCAAAGAAGGATGGGACAACCCGCTTCTGTGTAGATTACCGGCGCCTCAACGACAAGACAGTTACGGACGCCTATCCGATGCCACGGATGGACGAGCTGCTTGACCGTATCTCTGCAGGGAAGTATCTGACCACAATAGACCTATGCAAGGGATATTGGCAGATTCCTCTAGCAGAAGATGCCAGACTCAAGTCGGCCTTCATCACCCCGTTCGGCCTATACCAATTCCGGGTTATGCCGTTCGGGATGAAGAACGCCCCGGCCACCTTCCAACGGATGGTGGATCAGTTACTTGGGGGTCTCCAGAGCTTTGCATGCGCTTATCTGGATGACATCGCCATCTACAGCGATACATGGGAAGCGCACCTAGAGCACGTAGGGGTAGTATTGGATAGGATCAAGGGGGCCGGGCTGACCCTGAAACCcgacaaatgtcatttgggtatggCAGAGGTACAATATTTGGGCCACCGAGTAGGATGTGGTAAGCAACGGCCGGAGCCGGCCAAGATCGAGGCCGTTGCCAATTGGCCCACTCCCCACACCAAGACACAAGTCATGGCTTTCTTGGGCACAGCCGGCTATTACAGACGCTTTGTACCCGACTATAGTGCCCTGGCCAAACCCCTGACCGACTTGACCAAAAAGAAGCTACCCCGACAAGTCCTGTGGTCCCCGGAATGCGAGGTGGCTTTCCAAACCCTAAAGACTGCTCTGGTTAATGCTCCGGTGTTGGTTACCCCAGATCCTAACAAAAGATTTATTGTCCACACAGATGCTTCAATGTTTGGACTGGGGGCAGTactaagccagatcggggaggatggaggagagcacccggtggcatacctgagtcggaagctgttgccaagggaggtcagttacgccaccattgaaaaagagtgtttggccttggtatgggcactcaaaaagctcacaccttacctttatggccgggctttcactctcatcaccgatcacaaccccttggtgtggcttaaccgggtttcaggggacaacgcccgtttgctacgctggagcttggccttacagccc